In Archocentrus centrarchus isolate MPI-CPG fArcCen1 chromosome 16, fArcCen1, whole genome shotgun sequence, a single window of DNA contains:
- the LOC115794665 gene encoding LOW QUALITY PROTEIN: G patch domain-containing protein 8 (The sequence of the model RefSeq protein was modified relative to this genomic sequence to represent the inferred CDS: deleted 1 base in 1 codon) — MGTKPREAPGMACSACYYLVISSTHLRNGHFRRVKGVFRGPLCPPANSDSPECTERALGCSVEDLKALFYCELCDKQYLRHQEFDNHINSYDHAHKQRLKELKHREFARNVASKSWKDQRKQEKALRRLHQLAQLQQETQRVQRRTYGLRRTVRAVSQQRDKDVGQRDHSPKDKPKPLGQPQRSTSTQPRTTTISYPSEDPCHSVSQAPPATALAESPLVTETADTNTPAASPQSCHSLYPQLPLSSQGRVGGRLGVSFCFSRRGPRLEPSASVFSDLEEEEREKREQMKERIRGIMEDIDREIGVADERKHSESEKDQSGPDGVLPSDTQLIPREPIREEEQIEKRDIVKEHFPISTAAPDNQSHDSLFSTSQAQVTIWGIAPAVAHMDTKHTDSKSEGKKETESEREVSQDVCVLGKDGSTSLRWPVSLLRFTKSQPHISYSCNPLCLNLQRPEKLTEDLKDSQQNQPCSLSDESKSCVPAILKPDTQSCLQRQIRQEFRAHREKKAEEIFKAEQHIDVETEAHLFLKNKNLLSSETRPGKERCMLSMENCMRAAPHSFDPTHSDSSDTNFQNPPGGRLEGARGIRERAITALSCKLESVTQPGTEEMCISPSRCECGSETMCKCANAPQPYVGVSEVSRKKRKASTKKHKLGKRKRAEKEKTSDKRQSARCKVRSVVSTVSTGRERKGETGGRWGKKRRQRETRMRKVGGAGSSCLLGRCEAEPVSVSVRKRRPHRSHSTECQSQPDREQAEHSSVYSHLTRHTADRDTEKEGKRDGDAVTFPWRSHFSLHSFSPGCNSKLFWERAHHSNPRSFIDCCYPDNSCSNSSMKKRKLLHGDRKFIHSKRKSLRHREFWEERGRETQGHSGGRDRGLISGTEQWEWMRGACPGGSEEVRSRTGWSSRSRAVEWDKVARFSPSPSSWGRRRRHLSTEDVDWDRWTWGSSDSWEDRGAHRSTSGSRTGADSPGGVRICAGTRRSSSTHFSSPEWWTSRQMYSCESVINTQDSRCHSPRSCSPCSSTNMSELSWEWSRSSTCSGVTVDGLTVSSCKTSSRAAEASQEPKKQSSPTSISSALSSSPFSHSSPSRSTFVPTVPSVNTHNCDRSPSQLKDSQSGQGPSASVNTRGPDTTLSALSPSKSLLQKPSRLLLPLIGKLPAIQRKARKKKGLLEKSQEKERNKEAKSCGTDPGATSDSQKCPLVGSNPSSTPNVCPSQIRTDAEQTGGETAPPISFTAEEMGKYRLLQEQAREHMQKVLENIQENTEKHTQANYTHNVQAENCGTSEAQYTPLQLQAQVIHTDSMQKQVHHTLQVSLPLPHMTPQENFSQPIALGVPNLTPLTPSPPLSNLHHIIVQHTALSMPPHSSSTSSSSPSPAIHPQPVHLSHPSPLATLPSLIIFTSPLSPSPPCFPPSSCHILPPFCFPSHPLSTRPQSLHSPQ; from the exons GAATGCACAGAGAGGGCTTTGGGTTGCTCGGTGGAGGATCTGAAGGCTCTTTTCTACTGTGAGCTGTGTGACAAGCAGTACCTCAGACACCAGGAGTTTGACAACCACATCAACTCCTACGaccatgcacacaaacag AGGCTGAAGGAGCTCAAGCACAGAGAGTTTGCTCGTAACGTAGCTTCAAAATCGTGGAAGGACCAGCGCAAACAGGAGAAGGCTCTTAGGCGTCTGCACCAGCTCGCACAGCTGCAACAGGAAACTCAGCG AGTCCAAAGAAGGACCTATGGCCTAAGACGCACAGTCAGAGCTGTGAGTCAGCAGCGAGATAAAGATGTGGGACAAAGAGACCACAGCCCTAAGGACAAACCTAAACCTTTGGGCCAGCCCCAGAGATCCACTTCTACACAACCCAGGACAACTACTATCAGCTACCCGTCAGAAGATCCATGCCACTCTGTTTCCCAAGCACCACCGGCCACTGCTCTCGCAGAATCCCCACTAGTGACTGAGACAGCCGATACAAACACTCCTGCAGCGAGCCCCCAGTCTTGCCACAGCCTGTATCCCCAGCTGCCTCTCTCTTCACAGGGGAGAGTGGGAGGCAGGCTTGGAGTATCCTTCTGTTTCTCACGCAGGGGGCCCAGGCTGGAGCCTTCTGCCTCTGTTTTTTCAGacctggaggaagaggagagagagaagagggaacaaatgaaagaaaggaTAAGGGGAATAATGGAAGATATCGACAGGGAAATTGGGGTAGCAGATGAGAGAAAACACAGTGAGAGTGAAAAGGATCAGTCTGGCCCTGACGGTGTCTTACCAAGTGACACGCAGCTGATCCCAAGAGAGCCCATAAGAGAGGAGGAACAGATTGAAAAAAGAGACATAGTAAAAGAACACTTTCCTATTTCCACAGCAGCACCTGATAATCAGAGTCATGATTCACTGTTCTCAACATCACAAGCTCAGGTGACCATATGGGGCATAGCACCAGCAGTAGCACACATGGAtaccaaacacacagacagcaagtcagagggaaagaaagaaacagagagcGAGAGGGAGGTGAGtcaggatgtgtgtgtgcttgggaAAGATGGCTCTACCAGTCTGAGATGGCCTGTCAGTTTACTTAGGTTCACCAAGTCTCAACCACACATCTCCTACAGCTGCAACCCGCTCTGCTTGAACCTTCAACGGCCAGAAAAACTCACAGAGGATCTGAAGGATTCACAACAAAATCAGCCGTGTTCTCTTTCAGATGAATCAAAATCATGCGTACCAGCTATTCTTAAACCAGACACTCAGTCTTGTTTACAAAGACAGATAAGACAAGAGTTCAGAGCACACAGGGAGAAAAAAGCTGAGGAAATTTTCAAAGCAGAGCAACATATCGATGTGGAGACAGAAGCACACCTGTTCCTAAAGAACAAAAACCTTTTATCATCAGAAACAAGACCAGGAAAAGAAAGATGCATGCTAAGTATGGAGAATTGCATGCGGGCAGCTCCCCATTCATTTGACCCCACTCATAGTGACAGCTCTGACACAAACTTCCAGAATCCTCCGGGAGGCAGATTAGAGGGTGCGAGAGGGATCAGGGAGAGAGCCATCACAGCCCTGAGCTGTAAATTAGAGTCTGTCACCCAGCCTGGCACAGAGGAGATGTGCATCAGCCCATCCAGGTGTGAGTGTGGGAGTGAGACAATGTGCAAGTGTGCCAATGCTCCACAGCCCTATGTGGGTGTCTCTGAAGTATCACGCAAAAAGAGGAAAGCcagcacaaagaaacacaagctgggaaagagaaagagggctGAGAAGGAAAAAACTTCAGACAAGCGCCAATCAGCAAGGTGCAAAGTGAGGAGTGTTGTCTCTACAGTCTCCACTGgaagagagaggaaaggagaaacTGGAGGGAGATGGGGGAAGAAAAGGAGGCAAAGAGAGACGAGGATGAGGAAGGTGGGGGGAGCAGGGAGCAGCTGTCTCCTGGGGAGATGTGAGGCTGAGCCAGTATCTGTCTCTGTCAGGAAGAGGAGGCCTCATAGGAGCCACAGCACTGAATGCCAGTCACAGCCAGACAGAGAGCAGGCAGAACACTCCAGTGTCTACTCCCATCTCACCAGGCACACAGCAGACAGAGATACCGAGAAGGAGGGAAAGCGAGACGGAGATGCGGTGACTTTTCCCTGGCGGTCTCACTTCTCCTTACACTCCTTCTCACCAGGATGTAACTCAAAGCTGTTTTGGGAAAGGGCTCACCATAGCAACCCCAGGAGTTTCATTGACTGCTGTTACCCTGACAACAGCTGCTCTAACAGCTcgatgaaaaagagaaaactccTCCATGGGGACAGGAAATTCATTCATAGTAAGAGGAAGAGTTTGAGGCATCGTGAATTCTgggaggagagggggagggaaACGCAAGGACATTCAGGTGGCAGAGACAGAGGCCTGATTTCAGGTACAGAACAGTGGGAGTGGATGAGAGGGGCCTGTCCTGGAGGTAGTGAGGAGGTCAGGTCAAGGACTGGGTGGAGCTCGAGAAGCAGAGCAGTGGAGTGGGATAAGGTTGCAAGGTTTAGCCCCAGTCCTAGTAGCTGGGGCAGAAGACGCAGACATCTTAGTACAGAAGATGTAGACTGGGACAGATGGACATGGGGCAGCAGTGACAGCTGGGAAGACAGGGGGGCACACAGGTCCACATCAGGCTCCAGGACAGGAGCTGACAGCCCAGGCGGTGTGAGGATATGTGCAGGCACCAGACGCTCAAGTTCAACACATTTCTCAAGCCCtgagtggtggacaagcagacaGATGTACAGCTGCGAGAGTGTGATCAACACACAGGACAGCAGATGCCACAGCCCACGCTCCTGCAGCCCTTGTAGCAGCACCAACATGTCTGAGCTGAGCTGGGAGTGGAGCAGGAGTAGCACCTGCTCGGGAGTCACTGTGGATGGGTTGACAGTTAGCTCCTGCAAGACGTCCTCAAGGGCTGCAGAGGCCAGTCAGGAGCCAAAAAAGCAGAGCAGCCCTACGTCTATTTCATCTGCCCTTTCCTCAAGCCCATTCTCACATTCATCTCCCAGCAGATCCACTTTTGTTCCGACAGTTCCAAGTGTCAACACACATAATTGTGACAGAAGTCCGTCACAGCTAAAGGATTCACAGTCTGGCCAAGGGCCCTCTGCCTCTGTCAACACAAGAGGCCCAGACACAACTCTTTCAGCACTATCTCCCAGTAAGTCGCTACTACAAAAACCCTCTAGGTTGCTTCTTCCTCTTATAGGAAAACTACCTGCAATTCAGCGAAAGGCTAGAAAGAAAAAGGGGCTGCTTGAGAAGAGtcaggagaaggagagaaacaaggAAGCGAAGAGCTGCGGTACAGATCCTGGAGCAACCAGTGACAGTCAAAAATGTCCTCTGGTTGGGTCAAATCCCAGCAGCACGCCAAATGTCTGCCCATCACAGATTAGAACTGATGCCGAACAGACAGGTGGAGAGACTGCTCCGCCGATCAGCTTTACTGCGGAGGAGATGGGCAAATATCGTCTGCTGCAAGAGCAGGCAAGAGAGCACATGCAGAAAGTCCTGGAAAATATACaagaaaatacagagaaacacacacaggcaaactaCACACACAATGTGCAGGCGGAGAACTGTGGGACTTCAGAGGCACAATACACACCTCTGCAGCTTCAAGCCCAGGTAATTCATACAGATTCAATGCAAAAGCAAGTGCACCACACCCTCCAGGTCAGTCTCCCGCTTCCACACATGACCCCACAAGAGAACTTCAGTCAGCCCATAGCTCTGGGTGTCCCTAACCTCACCCCTCTCACACCATCTCCCCCTCTGTCCAATCTCCACCATATCATTGTACAACACACAGCCCTATCTATGCCCCCTCACTCTTCCTCGACTTCCAGCTCATCCCCGTCTCCTGCTATCCACCCACAACCAGTTCATCTTTCTCAC CCCTCCCCCCTTGCCACCCTTCCCTCCCTCATCATCTTCACTTCTCCCCTTTCTCCAtctcctccctgtttccctccATCCTCCTGTCACATCCTCCCACCCTTCTGCTTCCCCAGTCACCCACTTTCCACGCGACCCCAATCGCTCCACTCTCCCCAGTAG